Proteins found in one Synechococcus sp. LA31 genomic segment:
- a CDS encoding ABC transporter permease: MLSLWLGAYDQGLAYAGLALGTYLTLRVLNFPDLTVDGSFALGGGAAAVLISQGVPVPLALVVAIVCGCLAGTVTGLIHTRLGVNDLFAGILTTTALYSITLRLMGRSNIPLPFTPEGVLRLPDLGLGIDGRWAVALTLAMLGLVLLMSLLLSTDFGLSLRALGNNATMARANGINQARGLTIGIAAANGLVALAGALVAIYQGFADVTMGIGSLVLGLGMVIIGQSVLRPRSVPKALLAVAIGAILFRTLIAIALQMGLEPVDLKLATALLLLAALSFGHLRLPGLSTAGPAQAALSQPDGDA; encoded by the coding sequence ATGCTTTCCCTCTGGCTTGGTGCTTACGACCAGGGCCTGGCTTATGCCGGCCTGGCATTGGGCACTTATCTCACCCTTCGCGTTCTCAACTTCCCTGATCTCACAGTGGATGGCTCCTTTGCCCTCGGGGGTGGTGCCGCCGCTGTGCTGATCAGCCAGGGGGTGCCAGTGCCCTTGGCATTGGTGGTGGCGATTGTGTGTGGCTGCCTGGCCGGCACGGTGACCGGTTTGATTCACACCCGCCTGGGTGTGAACGATCTCTTTGCAGGCATCCTCACCACCACTGCGCTTTATTCGATCACCCTGCGCCTGATGGGGCGCTCCAATATTCCGTTGCCTTTCACGCCTGAAGGGGTCTTGCGTCTGCCAGACCTCGGCCTTGGGATTGACGGGCGCTGGGCTGTTGCGCTCACCCTCGCGATGTTGGGGTTGGTGTTGTTGATGAGCTTGTTGCTCAGCACGGATTTCGGTCTGTCGCTGCGGGCTTTGGGCAATAACGCCACCATGGCCCGCGCCAATGGCATTAACCAGGCGCGAGGTCTCACCATTGGGATTGCAGCCGCCAATGGTTTGGTGGCGCTGGCTGGTGCTCTGGTGGCGATCTACCAGGGTTTTGCTGACGTCACCATGGGCATCGGCTCACTCGTGCTTGGCCTCGGCATGGTGATCATTGGCCAGTCGGTGCTGAGGCCGCGTTCGGTGCCGAAAGCCCTCCTGGCCGTCGCCATTGGTGCGATCTTGTTTCGCACGCTCATCGCCATTGCCTTGCAGATGGGGCTCGAGCCCGTCGACCTGAAACTGGCAACGGCTTTGTTGCTCCTGGCTGCGTTGAGCTTTGGGCATCTGCGTCTGCCTGGTTTGTCAACGGCGGGGCCTGCTCAAGCGGCGCTCTCCCAGCCGGACGGAGACGCCTGA
- a CDS encoding DUF3386 domain-containing protein — MTVAPSPVVITAGSDCTAAFRGAYENRYTWEPGFGGYSGRCVWEQDDQRVQGTFKVGADLKAQVEGIDNEEIHKAIASQLWEVCIHRVRRSFEQTHGDNTFTAGDTDAVGTEVIVGGKNAGDRYRINNNVVTMVHRHIHGTVVTIFTESTTDTGRGYLSHGYTSQYADPATGAARGGKSTFTDTFVPLAGDGPWVLSERVVETEAFGDTPAGRQVFRFEDLKANG; from the coding sequence GTGACCGTTGCCCCTAGCCCCGTTGTGATCACCGCCGGTAGCGATTGCACCGCCGCCTTCCGCGGCGCCTACGAGAACCGCTACACCTGGGAGCCTGGCTTCGGCGGTTACAGCGGCCGTTGCGTCTGGGAGCAGGACGACCAGCGCGTGCAGGGCACCTTCAAGGTGGGCGCTGATCTGAAGGCCCAGGTGGAGGGCATCGACAACGAGGAGATCCACAAAGCCATCGCCTCCCAGCTCTGGGAGGTGTGCATCCACCGCGTGCGCCGCAGCTTTGAGCAAACCCACGGCGACAACACCTTCACCGCTGGCGACACCGATGCCGTGGGCACCGAGGTGATCGTGGGCGGCAAGAACGCTGGTGACCGCTATCGCATCAACAACAACGTGGTGACGATGGTGCACCGCCACATCCACGGCACGGTGGTCACGATCTTCACCGAAAGCACCACCGATACCGGTCGCGGCTACCTCAGCCACGGCTACACCAGCCAGTACGCCGATCCCGCCACTGGAGCCGCCCGCGGCGGCAAAAGCACCTTCACCGACACCTTTGTGCCCCTCGCTGGCGATGGCCCCTGGGTGCTGAGTGAGCGTGTGGTGGAGACCGAAGCCTTCGGCGACACTCCCGCTGGCCGTCAGGTGTTCCGTTTTGAGGATCTCAAGGCCAACGGTTGA
- the carB gene encoding carbamoyl-phosphate synthase large subunit, whose translation MPRRTDLRRILLLGSGPIVIGQACEFDYSGTQACKALRAEGFEVVLVNSNPASIMTDPDMADRTYIEPLTPDVVRRVIELERPDALLPTMGGQTALNLAVALAKDGTLEQYGVELIGANLQAIEKAEDRDLFKQAMERIGVAVCPSGIATTLEEAEVVGEQIGSYPRIIRPAFTLGGSGGGIAYNPEEFRAICLSGLDASPVNQILIEQSLLGWKEFELEVMRDTADNVVIVCSIENLDPMGVHTGDSITVAPSQTLTDREYQRLRDQAIAIIREIGVDTGGSNIQFAINPANGDVIVIEMNPRVSRSSALASKATGFPIAKIAARLAVGYTLDEILNDITGKTPACFEPTIDYVVTKVPRFAFEKFRGSPAVLTTAMKSVGEAMAIGRNFEESFQKALRSLETGHAGWGCDRPDPTPERSSLDRELRTPAPDRIFAVRTAMVNGYCDADIHRISSIDPWFLAKLRRIIETEQRLLQGRQLGDLDAEALLQLKQLGFSDRQIAWATGCKELEVRNQRQRLGVNAVFKTVDTCAAEFASTTPYHYATYERPMERLTGDGSLELIAPESEVQPETRRKVMILGGGPNRIGQGIEFDYCCVHASFALQAEGFATVMVNSNPETVSTDYDTSDRLYFEPLTFEDVLNVIEAEKPEGVIVQFGGQTPLKLAIPLLRWLESPAGQATGTRIWGTSPESIDTAEDREQFEAILRKLDIRQPRNGLARSEAEARVIAERVGYPVVVRPSYVLGGRAMEVVYGEEELNRYMVEAVNVEPDHPVLIDQYLENATEVDVDALCDATGRVVIGGLMEHIEPAGVHSGDSACALPAVSLEQEALATIRQWSEALALALNVNGLINLQFAVKDGLVFIIEANPRASRTVPFVAKATGAPLAKIASRIMAGQTLEQIGLTSEPVPPLQAVKEAVLPFKRFPGADSLLGPEMRSTGEVMGTATSFGLAYAKAELGASEALPASGTVFLSTHDRDKPALLPVAQRLAQMGFRLVATEGTARWLSDAGLSVEPVLKVHEGRPNIEDAIRSGEIQLVINTPVGRQAAHDDRYLRRAAIDYAVTTVTTLAGARAAVEAIEALQGQEMQVRALQDIHA comes from the coding sequence ATGCCCCGTCGCACGGATTTGCGTCGCATCCTGCTTCTGGGTTCGGGCCCGATTGTGATCGGCCAGGCCTGTGAATTTGATTACTCGGGCACTCAGGCTTGTAAGGCCTTGCGGGCCGAGGGGTTTGAGGTGGTGCTGGTGAACAGCAACCCCGCCTCGATCATGACCGATCCGGATATGGCGGATCGCACCTACATCGAGCCGCTCACCCCGGATGTGGTGCGGCGGGTGATCGAGCTGGAGCGCCCCGATGCGCTGCTGCCCACCATGGGCGGCCAGACCGCTCTCAACTTGGCGGTAGCCCTGGCCAAAGACGGCACGCTGGAGCAGTACGGCGTGGAGCTGATCGGCGCCAACCTGCAGGCGATCGAAAAGGCCGAAGACCGCGACCTGTTCAAGCAGGCGATGGAGCGCATCGGCGTGGCCGTCTGCCCCTCCGGCATCGCCACCACCCTCGAGGAAGCGGAGGTGGTGGGTGAGCAGATCGGCAGCTACCCCCGCATCATTCGCCCCGCCTTCACCCTGGGCGGCAGCGGCGGCGGCATCGCCTACAACCCCGAGGAATTCCGCGCCATCTGCCTGAGCGGCCTCGATGCCAGCCCGGTGAATCAGATCCTGATCGAGCAGTCGCTGCTCGGTTGGAAGGAGTTCGAACTGGAGGTGATGCGCGACACCGCCGACAACGTGGTGATCGTCTGCTCGATCGAGAACCTCGATCCGATGGGCGTGCACACCGGTGACTCGATCACGGTGGCCCCCTCCCAAACCCTCACCGACCGCGAATACCAGCGCCTGCGCGATCAGGCGATCGCGATCATCCGTGAGATCGGCGTGGATACCGGCGGCAGCAACATTCAGTTCGCGATCAATCCCGCCAACGGCGATGTGATCGTGATCGAGATGAACCCGCGCGTGTCGCGTTCTTCGGCGCTGGCCTCCAAGGCCACGGGCTTCCCGATCGCCAAGATCGCCGCACGCCTGGCCGTGGGCTACACCCTCGACGAGATCCTCAACGACATCACGGGCAAGACACCGGCCTGCTTCGAGCCCACCATTGATTACGTGGTCACCAAGGTGCCGCGCTTCGCCTTTGAAAAATTCCGCGGCAGCCCGGCGGTGCTCACCACGGCGATGAAGTCGGTGGGTGAGGCGATGGCGATCGGTCGCAATTTCGAGGAGTCGTTCCAGAAGGCGCTGCGCTCCCTGGAAACCGGCCACGCCGGCTGGGGCTGCGACCGGCCCGATCCCACCCCCGAGCGCTCCAGCCTTGATCGCGAGCTGCGCACTCCCGCGCCCGATCGCATCTTTGCGGTGCGCACGGCGATGGTGAACGGCTACTGCGATGCCGATATTCACCGCATCTCCTCGATTGATCCTTGGTTCCTGGCCAAGCTGCGCCGGATCATCGAAACCGAACAGCGGCTGCTTCAAGGCCGCCAGCTGGGGGATCTCGATGCTGAGGCGCTGCTGCAGCTCAAGCAGTTGGGCTTCTCTGATCGTCAGATCGCCTGGGCCACAGGTTGCAAAGAGCTCGAGGTGCGCAACCAGCGCCAGCGCCTGGGGGTGAACGCGGTGTTCAAAACCGTGGACACCTGCGCTGCCGAATTCGCCTCCACCACCCCGTATCACTACGCCACCTATGAGCGGCCGATGGAGCGGCTGACAGGTGACGGCTCGCTGGAGCTGATCGCTCCCGAAAGCGAGGTGCAGCCCGAAACCCGCCGCAAGGTGATGATCCTGGGCGGTGGTCCCAACCGCATCGGCCAGGGCATCGAGTTCGACTACTGCTGCGTGCACGCCTCGTTTGCGCTGCAGGCCGAGGGTTTCGCCACGGTGATGGTGAACTCCAACCCCGAAACGGTGTCGACCGATTACGACACCTCCGATCGCCTCTATTTCGAGCCGCTCACCTTTGAAGACGTGCTCAACGTGATCGAGGCCGAAAAGCCCGAAGGCGTGATCGTGCAGTTCGGCGGCCAGACGCCGCTCAAGCTGGCAATCCCGCTGCTGCGTTGGCTCGAATCCCCCGCCGGCCAGGCCACCGGCACCCGCATCTGGGGCACCTCGCCCGAATCGATCGACACGGCGGAAGATCGCGAACAGTTTGAGGCGATCCTGCGCAAGCTCGACATCCGCCAGCCCCGCAATGGCCTGGCCCGCAGCGAAGCTGAAGCGCGCGTGATCGCCGAGCGCGTGGGCTATCCCGTGGTGGTGCGCCCGAGCTATGTGCTCGGCGGCCGTGCCATGGAGGTGGTGTACGGCGAGGAGGAGCTCAATCGCTACATGGTGGAAGCGGTGAACGTGGAGCCCGATCACCCCGTGTTGATCGACCAGTACCTGGAAAACGCCACCGAGGTGGATGTGGATGCCCTCTGCGATGCCACCGGCCGCGTGGTGATCGGCGGCCTGATGGAGCACATCGAGCCCGCCGGTGTGCATTCCGGTGATTCCGCCTGCGCCCTGCCGGCGGTGAGCCTGGAGCAGGAGGCCCTGGCCACGATTCGCCAGTGGAGTGAAGCGCTGGCCTTGGCGCTCAACGTGAACGGCCTGATCAACCTGCAGTTCGCCGTGAAGGACGGCCTCGTGTTCATCATCGAAGCCAACCCGCGTGCTTCTCGCACCGTGCCATTTGTGGCCAAGGCCACCGGCGCTCCGCTGGCCAAGATCGCCAGCCGGATCATGGCGGGCCAAACCCTCGAGCAGATCGGCCTGACGTCCGAACCGGTGCCGCCGTTGCAGGCGGTGAAGGAAGCGGTGCTGCCGTTCAAGCGCTTCCCCGGCGCTGATTCGCTGCTCGGCCCTGAGATGCGCAGCACGGGTGAAGTGATGGGAACGGCCACCAGCTTCGGCCTGGCTTACGCCAAGGCCGAACTCGGCGCGAGTGAAGCGCTGCCCGCCAGTGGCACGGTGTTTCTCTCCACCCACGACCGCGACAAACCCGCCCTGTTGCCCGTGGCCCAGCGCCTGGCTCAGATGGGCTTCCGCCTGGTGGCCACTGAAGGCACCGCCCGCTGGCTTTCTGATGCAGGCCTCAGCGTGGAACCGGTGCTCAAGGTGCATGAAGGCCGGCCCAACATTGAAGATGCGATCCGCTCTGGCGAGATCCAACTGGTGATCAACACACCGGTTGGACGGCAAGCGGCCCATGACGACCGCTACCTCCGCCGCGCCGCCATCGATTACGCCGTCACCACCGTGACCACACTCGCTGGTGCCCGCGCTGCCGTCGAAGCGATCGAAGCCCTACAAGGCCAGGAGATGCAGGTGCGCGCCCTGCAGGACATTCATGCCTGA
- a CDS encoding DUF3318 domain-containing protein — protein MSELQRLKGLLPPEMQSWVFVEAAASADPPLITIEEIGRDEVEIQLDLQKWDALAIDHRNLLFWHEVGRVQNDAVPRDGWEMAALAIGLGGAIGELWVQDGLLLLMALGLSGFAGYRLYLKNNSEKRLQDAIAADERAIDLACRFGYSLPNAYKSLGGALKELVEQTRKKKKRGFYEDRLEALRKSAGKARAEMAQQQGSRQSVSSENVYG, from the coding sequence ATGAGCGAACTCCAGCGCCTGAAGGGGCTGCTGCCCCCCGAGATGCAGAGCTGGGTGTTTGTCGAAGCCGCTGCTTCAGCTGACCCACCGCTGATCACCATCGAGGAGATCGGCCGCGATGAGGTGGAGATCCAGCTGGATCTGCAGAAGTGGGATGCGCTGGCGATCGATCACCGCAACCTGCTCTTTTGGCACGAGGTGGGCCGCGTCCAGAACGATGCCGTGCCCCGCGACGGCTGGGAAATGGCCGCGCTGGCGATCGGCCTGGGCGGCGCCATCGGTGAGCTGTGGGTGCAAGACGGCCTCTTGCTGCTGATGGCCCTGGGCCTCTCTGGCTTTGCCGGCTATCGCCTCTACCTGAAAAACAACTCCGAGAAACGCCTTCAAGACGCGATTGCGGCCGATGAGCGCGCCATCGACCTGGCCTGCCGCTTCGGTTACAGCCTGCCCAATGCCTATAAGAGCCTGGGCGGCGCCCTCAAGGAGCTGGTGGAGCAGACCCGCAAGAAGAAAAAGCGCGGCTTCTACGAAGACCGCCTCGAGGCGCTGCGCAAGAGTGCTGGCAAGGCCCGCGCCGAGATGGCTCAGCAACAGGGGTCCCGTCAATCCGTGAGCAGCGAGAACGTGTATGGCTGA
- the rsfS gene encoding ribosome silencing factor, giving the protein MAEAVSPEKPSPDPSRPRLNLDDSHQLALLAAEACDDRKAGDIVLLRVEEISSIADWFVIATGFSDVQVRAIARSVEDKIEEESGGRLPLRKEGQKEGRWVLLDYGEVIVHALTPDERSYYDLESFWGHGEKETYLGSDQAPPA; this is encoded by the coding sequence ATGGCTGAGGCCGTAAGCCCCGAAAAGCCCAGTCCCGACCCCAGCCGCCCGCGGCTCAACCTTGACGACAGCCACCAGCTGGCGCTGCTGGCCGCTGAAGCCTGTGACGACCGCAAAGCGGGCGACATCGTGCTGCTGCGGGTGGAGGAGATCTCCTCGATTGCTGATTGGTTTGTGATCGCCACCGGCTTCTCCGATGTGCAGGTGCGTGCCATCGCCCGCTCGGTGGAAGACAAAATCGAGGAGGAAAGTGGCGGCCGCCTGCCCCTACGCAAAGAGGGTCAGAAAGAGGGCCGCTGGGTTCTGCTCGATTACGGCGAAGTGATCGTGCACGCCCTCACGCCGGATGAGCGCAGCTACTACGACCTCGAGTCGTTCTGGGGTCACGGCGAGAAGGAGACCTATCTAGGGTCAGATCAAGCACCACCGGCCTGA
- a CDS encoding CGLD27 family protein, with the protein MAGSSDLSSIVCPVPREQRPLEQYKELQASWFFVWPHNGDRGLATPLIRAWLILLPLTMLVASGSVPLRHNLPRLVVAGAVAGLVVPLLLLVRQWLGWTNLQRRLIATSVEYEESGWYDGQVWEKPVEWRQQDLLVANHEVKPVLWRLQQAMAIIAALMLVGTSLCQAL; encoded by the coding sequence ATGGCCGGCAGCAGCGACCTCAGCTCAATCGTGTGCCCGGTGCCGCGGGAGCAGCGGCCGCTGGAGCAATACAAAGAGCTGCAGGCCAGCTGGTTTTTTGTGTGGCCCCATAACGGCGACCGAGGTCTGGCCACACCGCTGATTCGTGCCTGGCTGATCCTGCTGCCGCTCACGATGCTCGTGGCCAGCGGCAGCGTGCCTCTGCGCCACAATTTGCCGCGGCTGGTGGTCGCTGGCGCGGTAGCGGGTCTGGTGGTGCCCTTGCTGCTGCTCGTGCGGCAATGGCTGGGCTGGACGAACTTGCAGCGCCGCCTGATCGCCACCTCGGTGGAATACGAGGAATCTGGCTGGTACGACGGCCAGGTGTGGGAAAAGCCGGTGGAATGGCGGCAACAGGATCTGCTGGTGGCCAATCACGAGGTGAAACCCGTGCTCTGGCGGCTGCAGCAAGCGATGGCCATCATCGCGGCGTTGATGCTGGTGGGGACCAGCCTCTGTCAGGCTCTGTGA
- a CDS encoding asparaginase, producing MSFSSSFGTSGRPSVPPLEVRLTRNSIHESLHRVHAVVCDQRGRVLMRAGDPQQLSFIRSALKPFQAQVFVSSGAADQGNHDDRALAIACASHAGEAEQAREAFKILWKSDLESEQLQCPTPKGRQSPLEHNCSGKHAAFLATCKRMQWPLESYLQLDHPLQQQVLKRVGELLGMPAAELLAARDDCGAPTLQLQLSQMALLFAHLAASEQPEMERLSRAMLANPELVAGEGRFDTVVMRSGHGQVLSKGGAEGIQCLSRVGEGLGLAIKVEDGASRAKHAVALHLMQQLEWLTPMTLEELGQQFLHPNEGVKLEVSGELRFDNGR from the coding sequence ATGAGCTTCTCAAGCAGCTTCGGAACCAGCGGACGCCCCAGCGTGCCGCCCCTCGAGGTGCGGCTCACCCGCAATTCCATCCATGAATCGCTGCACCGGGTGCATGCGGTGGTGTGCGACCAACGCGGCCGTGTGCTGATGCGCGCCGGCGACCCGCAGCAGCTCAGTTTCATCCGCTCGGCGCTCAAACCTTTCCAAGCCCAGGTGTTTGTGAGCAGCGGTGCTGCCGACCAGGGCAACCACGATGACCGTGCCCTGGCTATCGCTTGTGCCTCCCATGCGGGTGAAGCCGAGCAGGCCCGCGAAGCCTTCAAGATCCTGTGGAAATCGGATCTAGAGAGCGAGCAGCTCCAGTGCCCCACACCGAAGGGCCGCCAGAGCCCTCTGGAGCACAACTGTTCGGGCAAACACGCTGCCTTCCTGGCCACCTGCAAACGCATGCAGTGGCCGCTGGAGAGCTACCTCCAGCTCGATCACCCGCTGCAGCAGCAAGTGCTCAAACGTGTGGGCGAACTCCTCGGCATGCCCGCTGCTGAACTCCTAGCCGCCCGCGACGATTGCGGGGCCCCCACCCTGCAGCTGCAGCTCTCGCAGATGGCGCTGCTGTTTGCTCACCTCGCCGCCAGCGAGCAGCCCGAGATGGAGCGCCTCAGCCGGGCGATGCTTGCCAACCCCGAGTTAGTGGCCGGTGAAGGCCGCTTCGACACCGTGGTGATGCGCAGCGGCCACGGCCAGGTGCTGAGCAAAGGCGGCGCCGAAGGCATCCAGTGCCTCAGCCGCGTGGGTGAAGGCCTGGGCCTAGCCATCAAGGTGGAAGACGGCGCCAGCCGCGCCAAACACGCTGTGGCCCTGCACCTGATGCAGCAACTGGAATGGCTCACTCCGATGACGCTCGAGGAGCTAGGCCAGCAGTTCCTCCACCCCAATGAAGGCGTGAAGCTCGAAGTGAGCGGCGAACTGCGCTTCGACAACGGCCGCTGA
- a CDS encoding transaldolase family protein produces MGASNAGRTAALILLMALRLLLDSADPHAWAEWLPTGLFRGVTTNPTLLRRAAQPCRLDHLAALSAHALDLGAQELHLQAWGADLFACGRDLAQLAPGRIWVKLPITRAGAAAARALIAEGWPVTFTACYEPAQVLLASALGADYIAPYLGRIGDLGRDGHAELRQMQRIVASLGPAAPHRQPLRLLVASLRSPDDLARLAAEGLNTFTISPEIAAALFAVEPTLAAAAQFERDALGA; encoded by the coding sequence ATGGGGGCCTCCAACGCAGGCCGCACCGCGGCCTTGATCCTGCTGATGGCGTTGCGTCTGCTCCTTGACAGTGCTGATCCTCACGCCTGGGCTGAGTGGCTGCCCACGGGTTTGTTTCGCGGTGTCACCACCAACCCCACGCTGCTGCGCCGCGCCGCCCAGCCCTGCCGCCTCGACCATCTCGCTGCGCTTTCAGCCCATGCCCTCGATCTTGGCGCCCAGGAGCTGCATCTGCAGGCTTGGGGCGCGGATCTGTTTGCTTGCGGACGCGATCTGGCTCAACTGGCGCCTGGCCGCATCTGGGTGAAGCTGCCGATCACCCGAGCAGGGGCTGCCGCCGCTCGCGCCTTGATCGCCGAGGGCTGGCCGGTGACCTTCACCGCCTGCTACGAACCCGCCCAGGTGTTGCTGGCCTCCGCCCTCGGCGCTGATTACATCGCCCCCTACCTCGGCCGCATCGGCGATCTCGGCCGTGATGGCCACGCCGAACTCAGGCAAATGCAGCGGATCGTGGCCAGCTTGGGCCCAGCCGCACCACACCGCCAGCCCCTGCGGCTCCTGGTGGCAAGCCTCCGCTCCCCGGACGATCTCGCTCGCCTAGCTGCTGAAGGACTCAACACGTTCACCATCAGCCCTGAGATCGCAGCCGCTCTGTTTGCCGTGGAGCCCACGCTCGCCGCCGCTGCCCAATTCGAACGCGATGCCCTGGGGGCTTGA
- a CDS encoding GMC oxidoreductase has product MADAIVVGSGACGGVAALALAEAGLKVLMLEAGPELSAPRAFGSEPLNSLKRLAALSSGRQTLAAQHPGYWKANPDLYVNEWENPYSTPDGQPFLWTRGRQVGGKSLTWGGITLRLSDSEFAAAERDGHGRSWPIRHADLAPYYERLEALLQIHGRADGLPQLPDPSGAPNPALPLTPAEEHLQRCIRRDLDLPLIPSRGFALRRPTDGPWPRSCSQGGALKAALATGRVQLQSEAVVSHVLVEPRSGRARGVEWIHGRSRQRHLSEAPLVVLSASTIESLRLLLHSQQVGGLEDVSGLLGQGLMDHVSASCFFALPEQPSPGATELSGAGSCFIPNTLEQRPFQRGYGLWCGIQRFDPPALLKRNRQAAVGFLIGHGEVLSQAGNRVSLHSERCDAWGIPIAHIACRWSDNEQRMVQHMQERMRAVVASGGGQIAPLADLFVMPLVEPLVQGSLAMAPGAAPPGYYIHELGGAPMGASEAHGVLNPWNQLWRTPNLLVCDGSAWPSAGWQSPTLTSMALSWRACSHAAASLKRGEL; this is encoded by the coding sequence ATGGCCGACGCGATCGTGGTGGGCTCCGGTGCCTGCGGCGGCGTCGCTGCCCTGGCCCTGGCCGAAGCAGGCCTGAAGGTGCTGATGCTGGAGGCGGGCCCGGAGCTCAGCGCTCCGCGGGCTTTCGGTAGCGAGCCGCTGAACAGCCTCAAGCGGCTGGCCGCCTTGAGCAGTGGCCGCCAAACGCTGGCGGCGCAGCACCCCGGCTACTGGAAGGCCAACCCCGATCTCTATGTGAACGAATGGGAGAACCCTTACAGCACCCCTGACGGGCAGCCGTTTCTCTGGACCCGCGGCCGACAGGTGGGGGGAAAAAGCCTCACCTGGGGCGGCATCACCCTGCGGCTCTCCGACAGCGAGTTCGCAGCGGCTGAGCGCGATGGGCATGGCCGCAGCTGGCCGATCCGCCACGCCGATCTAGCGCCGTATTACGAGCGGCTGGAGGCGCTGCTGCAGATCCACGGCCGGGCCGACGGCTTGCCGCAGCTGCCCGATCCCAGCGGCGCCCCCAACCCAGCGCTACCACTCACACCCGCCGAGGAGCACCTGCAGCGCTGCATCCGCCGCGATCTGGATCTCCCCTTGATCCCCTCGCGCGGTTTTGCGCTGCGCCGACCCACCGACGGCCCCTGGCCGCGCTCCTGCTCCCAGGGCGGCGCCCTCAAGGCGGCCCTGGCCACCGGCCGGGTGCAGCTGCAAAGCGAAGCGGTGGTCAGCCACGTGCTGGTCGAACCCCGCAGTGGACGAGCCCGCGGGGTGGAGTGGATCCATGGCCGCAGCCGCCAACGCCACTTGAGCGAAGCCCCCCTGGTGGTGCTCAGCGCCTCCACGATCGAGAGCCTGCGGCTGCTGCTGCACTCCCAGCAGGTGGGGGGCCTGGAAGACGTCAGCGGTCTGCTCGGGCAGGGGCTGATGGATCACGTATCAGCCAGCTGCTTCTTTGCACTGCCCGAGCAGCCCTCGCCTGGGGCGACAGAGCTCTCTGGGGCCGGCAGCTGCTTCATCCCCAACACCCTCGAACAACGCCCCTTCCAGCGTGGCTATGGCCTCTGGTGCGGCATCCAGCGCTTTGACCCGCCGGCGTTGCTCAAGCGCAATCGCCAGGCGGCGGTGGGCTTCCTGATCGGGCACGGCGAGGTGCTCAGCCAAGCGGGTAACCGCGTCAGCCTCCACAGCGAACGCTGTGATGCTTGGGGCATCCCCATCGCCCACATCGCCTGCCGCTGGAGCGACAACGAGCAGCGCATGGTGCAGCACATGCAAGAGCGCATGCGGGCTGTCGTCGCCAGCGGCGGGGGCCAGATCGCCCCCCTGGCGGATCTGTTTGTGATGCCGTTGGTGGAACCGCTGGTGCAGGGGAGCCTCGCCATGGCCCCCGGGGCTGCGCCGCCGGGCTACTACATCCATGAGCTCGGCGGTGCGCCGATGGGCGCCAGCGAAGCCCACGGGGTGCTGAACCCCTGGAACCAGCTCTGGCGCACGCCCAACCTGCTCGTCTGCGACGGCAGCGCCTGGCCCAGCGCCGGCTGGCAGAGCCCCACACTCACGAGCATGGCGTTGAGCTGGCGGGCCTGCAGCCACGCCGCCGCCTCACTCAAACGCGGTGAGCTTTAG
- a CDS encoding DUF2811 domain-containing protein yields MDGDRLEPEQQVQLDQRDHLSRCLEQDDATTAARISLEAEVPEALFDGMRAFLSSRPEWDQYRVITSALAGFLFQNGCSDRCVAQHYLNGLFMKPGE; encoded by the coding sequence ATGGATGGAGATCGCTTGGAGCCCGAGCAGCAGGTGCAATTGGATCAGCGCGATCACCTCAGCCGCTGCCTGGAGCAAGACGACGCCACCACTGCGGCTCGCATCAGCCTCGAGGCGGAGGTGCCCGAAGCCCTGTTTGATGGCATGCGGGCGTTCCTCTCCAGCCGTCCGGAGTGGGATCAATACCGCGTGATCACGTCAGCTTTGGCCGGTTTCCTGTTTCAGAACGGCTGCAGTGATCGCTGCGTGGCCCAGCACTATCTCAATGGCTTGTTCATGAAGCCCGGCGAGTGA